In Hippoglossus stenolepis isolate QCI-W04-F060 chromosome 5, HSTE1.2, whole genome shotgun sequence, one genomic interval encodes:
- the LOC118109640 gene encoding leucine-rich repeat neuronal protein 3, with translation MKETAVVACLLAELSLAAFVLASEGAAHCPALCRCEIRPWFSPSSVYTEAATVDCNDLGLSALPERLPSDTQVLLLQTNNIVNVQKTLDYLANITEIDLSQNNISSVSDVCLGFLPQLLSLHMEENWIQELSDSCLVSLPNLQEFYINHNLIFSISPGAFHGLRRLLRLHLNSNRLTSINSQWFQQLPNLEILMLGENPILQLSDMNFKPLANLRSLVLARMNLTEIPDNTLVGLDNLESISFFDNLLSRVPRAALTKVQNLKFLDLNKNPIERIKKGDFMDMMHLKELGINSMPELISIDSFALNNLPELTKIEATNNPRLSYIHPKAFHKLPRLETLMLNSNSLSALHCSTVESLPNLREVSLHSNPIRCDCIIRWVNMNRTAVRFMEPDSLFCVEPPEYQGQHVRQVHFREMTEICLPLISPGSLPGRVEVAKGRSVSLHCRAYGEPEPEIYWVTPSGDQVLHGSVYDKYYMHPEGTLDIYDASEQEAGSYTCIAHNLVGADLKSVSVVVDGYIALSSTQPLHVLITSVQSHTVMVSWESTGALVSQLNWSIVSEDSSLLMPFTARLPAGVKGYHIKQLKPSTRYQVCVEVTAAQPGNSRDCVNVTTKEAAVLRETTKNWDSLVMASCAVLFIVVAVACSVMYTSLYSQVFYRKLIADPAETLLIASTPSSSSSSSSLLEFGLYGVKVRATVIDLPDDSM, from the coding sequence ATGAAGGAGACAGCAGTTGTAGCTTGTTTGCTGGCTGAACTGTCTttggctgcttttgttttggccTCTGAGGGGGCCGCTCATTGCCCTGCGTTGTGTCGATGTGAGATACGACCCTGGTTCTCACCCAGCTCCGTTTATACAGAGGCTGCCACCGTGGACTGTAATGACCTGGGTCTGTCAGCACTGCCGGAGAGACTCCCCTCAGACACACAGGTTCTGCTGCTACAGACAAACAACATtgttaatgttcagaaaactttGGATTACTTGGCCAACATCACAGAAATCGACTTGTCTCAGAATAACATCTCCTCGGTGAGCGATGTTTGTCTGGGGTTTCTCCCCCAGCTGCTGTCACTCCACATGGAGGAGAACTGGATTCAGGAGCTTTCTGACAGCTGCCTCGTTTCTCTGCCAAACCTCCAGGAGTTCTACATCAACCACAACCTCATTTTCTCCATTAGCCCCGGAGCCTTCCACGGGCTGCGCAGGCTGCTGAGGCTCCATCTTAACTCCAATCGACTGACAAGTATCAACAGCCAGTGGTTCCAGCAACTTCCCAACTTGGAGATATTGATGCTGGGAGAAAACCCCATTCTTCAGCTGTCAGATATGAACTTTAAACCTCTGGCAAACCTCAGAAGCCTCGTGCTTGCCAGGATGAATTTGACCGAAATCCCTGACAATACTTTAGTTGGTCTTGACAACCTGGAAAGCATCTCGTTTTTCGACAACCTGCTAAGTCGAGTTCCCCGAGCAGCGCTGACGAAAGTCCAAAACCTCAAGTTTCTGGATTTGAATAAAAACCCCATTGAGAGGATCAAGAAAGGTGACTTCATGGACATGATGCATCTCAAAGAGCTTGGCATCAACAGCATGCCTGAGCTCATATCCATCGACAGTTTTGCCCTGAACAACCTGCCTGAGCTGACTAAAATTGAGGCTACCAACAATCCCAGGTTATCCTACATCCACCCGAAAGCTTTCCACAAGCTCCCCAGGCTGGAGACACTGATGCTCAACAGCAACTCTCTGAGCGCGCTCCACTGCAGCACCGTGGAGTCGCTGCCCAACCTGCGAGAGGTCAGTCTGCACAGCAACCCCATCCGCTGTGACTGCATCATCCGCTGGGTCAACATGAACAGGACGGCTGTTCGCTTCATGGAACCAGACTCCTTGTTCTGCGTGGAGCCTCCCGAGTACCAAGGCCAGCACGTCAGACAGGTGCACTTCAGGGAGATGACAGAGATCTGCCTTCCTCTGATCTCACCTGGGAGCCTCCCAGGTCGGGTCGAGGTCGCTAAAGGGCGCTCGGTGTCGCTTCACTGCCGGGCGTATGGAGAACCAGAACCTGAGATCTACTGGGTGACGCCGTCAGGTGACCAGGTCTTGCATGGCAGTGTCTACGATAAGTACTACATGCATCCCGAGGGAACTTTGGACATCTACGATGCCTCAGAGCAGGAAGCCGGCTCATATACCTGCATTGCCCATAATCTGGTCGGGGCAGACCTTAAGTCTGTGTCGGTTGTGGTGGACGGATATATTGCCCTGTCTTCAACGCAACCATTACACGTATTaatcacatctgtccagtcTCATACTGTGATGGTTTCCTGGGAAAGCACAGGTGCTTTGGTATCACAACTAAACTGGTCCATTGTATCCGAGGACAGCAGCCTCTTGATGCCATTCACAGCCCGGCTTCCAGCTGGAGTCAAAGGGTACCACATCAAGCAGCTGAAGCCATCCACTCGCTACCAGGTCTGCGTAGAGGTCACGGCTGCACAGCCTGGAAACAGCAGGGACTGTGTTAATGTGACCACAAAGGAGGCAGCCGTCCTGAGGGAGACAACTAAGAACTGGGACAGTCTGGTGATGGCTTCCTGTGCCGTGCTCTTTATCGTGGTTGCCGTGGCTTGCTCTGTCATGTATACATCTCTGTACAGCCAAGTGTTTTACA